From Erigeron canadensis isolate Cc75 chromosome 8, C_canadensis_v1, whole genome shotgun sequence, one genomic window encodes:
- the LOC122579826 gene encoding protein AGENET DOMAIN (AGD)-CONTAINING P1-like: protein MSTNHHQTHIFKKGDNIEVHKTPTSGDSPAWFPATIINTPSPSTATLHVKYTTLSKEKESINGKRKRKKLKEYVDVSDMRPAPSRETRRRFVGGETVEVYYEKGWRKGKVLDAFLDFSDDGLRYKVLVGGLEIVVEDFKVRVFEDWKLDSCHDQQQKEEKSPRLVLQSRNGTKLRIICSSRTPKTTPFEKGTCVEVRSHEEGYHGSWYTAKVVGPVDEEDKLMVQYDTLTTDDQTKPLVEMAFILNIRPLPPIINRIDRFKLHEEVDVWYNDGWWSGLICKVIPGLSYLVYFWTTTEELVFEHSNIRPHQELLDGKWVASFLRPKVALNPRPEKVKLQMGQRTLMVGLQGGVKVEIAHGEKGFLTTWYPAVIVKPVRNGNYIVEYRTLTTKNGRECDKEEVDVFCIRPCPPIVQRPQQFQVHDKVEAWDLKSWQIGHISRTMKDFKYEVSFEVTNTVAEFRHSDLRPHQTFINGEWLLASKDALKT, encoded by the exons ATGTCTACTAATCATCATCAAACCCACATCTTCAAAAAAGGTGACAACATCGAGGTTCACAAAACCCCAACTTCCGGCGACTCTCCGGCATGGTTTCCGGCGACTATCATCAACACCCCATCTCCATCAACAGCCACATTACACGTTAAATACACCACATTgtctaaagaaaaagaaagtatcaatggtaaacgaaaaagaaagaaacttaaAGAATATGTTGATGTTTCTGACATGAGGCCGGCGCCGTCGCGGGAAACCCGGCGGCGGTTTGTTGGTGGTGAGACGGTGGAAGTGTATTATGAAAAAGGGTGGCGAAAAGGAAAAGTTTTAGATGCGTTTCTTGATTTTAGTGATGATGGTTTGAGGTATAAAGTGTTGGTCGGTGGTTTGGAAATTGTTGTTGAGGATTTTAAGGTTAGGGTTTTTGAGGATTGGAAACTAGATTCTTGTCATGACCAACAACAAAAG GAGGAAAAGTCACCTCGTCTAGTTTTGCAATCCAGAAATGGAACAAAGTTGAGGATTATATGTAGTTCAAGAACCCCAAAAACAACCCCCTTCGAAAAAGGTACATGTGTGGAGGTCCGAAGCCATGAAGAAGGTTACCATGGTTCGTGGTATACCGCAAAAGTGGTTGGCCCAGTAGATGAGGAAGACAAACTTATGGTGCAGTACGATACACTAACAACAGATGACCAGACGAAACCACTTGTGGAAATGGCATTTATTTTAAACATTAGGCCCCTTCCACCTATAATCAACCGAATTGATCGTTTTAAGCTGCATGAAGAAGTAGATGTATGGTATAATGATGGATGGTGGTCAGGTCTCATTTGCAAAGTTATACCCGGTTTGAGTTATTTAGTCTACTTCTGGACAACGACTGAGGAATTGGTATTTGAGCATTCTAACATAAGACCTCATCAAGAATTGCTAGATGGAAAGTGGGTCGCTTCATTCTTG AGGCCAAAAGTAGCTTTAAATCCTAGACCTGAAAAAGTGAAGTTACAGATGGGTCAGAGAACATTGATGGTGGGTCTTCAAGGTGGAGTAAAGGTAGAGATAGCCCATGGTGAAAAAGGGTTTTTGACTACTTGGTATCCTGCTGTAATTGTTAAGCCTGTTCGTAATGGAAACTACATTGTGGAATATCGAACACTAACAACAAAAAATGGACGCGAGTGTGATAAAGAAGAGGTGGATGTGTTCTGTATAAGACCTTGTCCGCCTATAGTTCAACGACCCCAGCAGTTTCAAGTGCATGATAAAGTTGAAGCTTGGGATCTCAAGAGTTGGCAAATCGGGCATATCTCTAGAACAATGAAGGACTTTAAGTATGAGGTTTCTTTCGAGGTAACAAATACTGTTGCTGAATTCCGGCATTCAGATTTAAGGCCACATCAAACTTTTATCAATGGTGAATGGCTCCTTGCCTCCAAG GATGCCTTGAAGACATAG
- the LOC122578733 gene encoding beta-glucosidase-like SFR2, chloroplastic isoform X2, translating to METADAIMGSATGDGGSQQAPRPLKKKKSLKVAMEAKVRGIVKYIKEDESTSSKEVQHNVAAWHNVPNPEDRLRFWSDPDTELKLARDTGIKVFRLGIDWTRVMPKEPVNSLKESINYAALERYRWIIGRVQSYGMKVMLTLFHHSLPPWAGDYGGWKSEKTVNYFMDFTRVVVDNVFELVDYWVTFNEPHVFCMLTYCYGTWPGGHPNMLEAATSALPTGVFNQCMRWIAVAHNHAYDYIHEQSVLLRPVVGVAHHVSFMRPYGLFDTAAVSLTNSMSLFPFLDNISDKMDFIGINYYGQEVVSGSGLKLVETDEYSESGRGVYPDGLFRVLLHYHERYKHLKVPFIITENGIADETDLIRRPYILEHLLALYGAMMMGVRVLGYLFWTTSDNWEWADGYGPKFGLVAVDRFNDLARVPRPSYHLFSKVVTSGKITRQDRDKAWRELQKAAQDKKTRPFYRTVNKNGLMYAGSLDEPIWRPYIERDWRFGHYEMEGLQDPFSRFSRFITRRLPFRKKKPEDQVDCELVGQPI from the exons ATGGAAACAGCAGATGCGATAATGGGTTCTGCAACTGGAGATGGTGGATCTCAGCAAGCTCCTAGAcctttaaagaagaagaagtcTCTTAAGGTAGCAATGGAAGCAAAAGTTAGAGGGATCGTGAAGTATATTAAAGAGGATGAATCAACATCCAGTAAAGAAGTGCAGCATAATGTAGCTGCATGGCACAATGTTCCAAACCC GGAGGATAGGTTAAGGTTCTGGTCAGATCCTGATACAGAACTGAAGCTTGCTCGAGATACCGGTATTAAGGTCTTTCGACTAGGAATTGATTGGACAAGAGTCATGCCAAAGGAGCCGGTCAACAGCCTTAAAGAATCG ATTAATTATGCAGCACTAGAGCGATACAGATGGATCATCGGTAGAGTTCAATCTTATGGAATGAAGGTTATGCTGACTTTGTTCCACCACTCACTGCCACCATGGGCTGGGGATTATGGAGGATGGAAGTCAGAGAAAACTGTAAACTATTTTATGGACTTTACTAG GGTTGTTGTTGACAATGTTTTTGAGCTGGTTGACTACTGGGTCACATTTAACGAGCCCCATGTTTTCTGCATGCTGACTTACTGTTATGGTACTTGGCCTGGTGGTCATCCTAACATGCTGGAGGCTGCTACTTCTGCTCTACCTACTGGTGTCTTTAATCAGTGTATGCGTTGGATTGCTGTTGCTCACAACCATGCATATGACTACATCCATGAACAAAG TGTATTATTAAGGCCAGTAGTGGGAGTTGCACACCATGTCTCTTTCATGCGTCCATATGGCCTCTTTGACACTGCTGCTGTTTCACTAACTAACTCTATGAGTCTCTTCCCATTTTTGGATAATATATCTGATAAAATGGACTTTATAGGAATAAATTACTATGGCCAG GAAGTGGTCTCTGGATCTGGACTAAAGTTAGTTGAAACCGACGAATATAGTGAATCAGGGCGTGGGGTATATCCAGACGGCTTGTTTCGAGTTCTGTTACATTACCATGAAAGATACAAACATCTTAAAGTTCCTTTTATCATTACTGAAAACGGCATTGCTGACGAGACAGATTTGATAAGGAGACCATACATTTTAGAGCATTTACTTGCCCTTTATGGAGCCATGATGATG GGTGTTCGAGTGCTTGGCTACTTGTTTTGGACCACTTCCGACAACTGGGAATGGGCCGATGGTTATGGTCCCAAGTTTGGGCTTGTTGCAGTCGATCGTTTCAATGATCTTGCACGTGTCCCACGTCCCTCATACCATCTGTTCTCTAAG GTGGTAACTTCTGGTAAAATTACACGCCAAGACCGAGACAAAGCATGGCGTGAACTTCAGAAAGCTGCTCAAGATAAGAAAACAAGACCATTTTACCGTACAGTAAACAAAAATGGGTTAATGTATGCAG GAAGTCTTGACGAACCAATATGGCGACCATATATTGAACGGGATTGGCGTTTTGGACACTATGAAATGGAAGGACTACAAGACCCTTTTAGCCGATTTTCAAGATTCATCACTCGACGGCTACCTTTCAGGAAAAAGAAACCTGAAGATCAAGTGGACTGTGAACTTGTGGGTCAACcaatttag
- the LOC122578733 gene encoding beta-glucosidase-like SFR2, chloroplastic isoform X1, producing MAPIPLIVTATKVAGVLATITFAANVVSFSRYRKRNLVPFESPIDETSDILAIFNVNRSGSDDEEEDFFFGLATAPAHVEDGLNDAWLQFAQDSNINKQDKVQEMETADAIMGSATGDGGSQQAPRPLKKKKSLKVAMEAKVRGIVKYIKEDESTSSKEVQHNVAAWHNVPNPEDRLRFWSDPDTELKLARDTGIKVFRLGIDWTRVMPKEPVNSLKESINYAALERYRWIIGRVQSYGMKVMLTLFHHSLPPWAGDYGGWKSEKTVNYFMDFTRVVVDNVFELVDYWVTFNEPHVFCMLTYCYGTWPGGHPNMLEAATSALPTGVFNQCMRWIAVAHNHAYDYIHEQSVLLRPVVGVAHHVSFMRPYGLFDTAAVSLTNSMSLFPFLDNISDKMDFIGINYYGQEVVSGSGLKLVETDEYSESGRGVYPDGLFRVLLHYHERYKHLKVPFIITENGIADETDLIRRPYILEHLLALYGAMMMGVRVLGYLFWTTSDNWEWADGYGPKFGLVAVDRFNDLARVPRPSYHLFSKVVTSGKITRQDRDKAWRELQKAAQDKKTRPFYRTVNKNGLMYAGSLDEPIWRPYIERDWRFGHYEMEGLQDPFSRFSRFITRRLPFRKKKPEDQVDCELVGQPI from the exons ATGGCGCCCATACCTTTAATTGTAACTGCCACCAAAGTCGCCGGAGTTTTGGCCACCATAACCTTCGCTGCCAACGTCGTGTCTTTCAGTCGTTACCGGAAAAGAAATCTCGTTCCCTTTGAGTCTCCCATTGATGAAACTTCCGATATTCTCGCCATTTTTAACGTCAATCGCTCCGGTTCCGACGATg AAGAGGAAGATTTCTTTTTCGGGTTGGCGACTGCGCCGGCTCATGTTGAAGACGGGCTCAATGATGCTTGGCTTCAGTTTGCACAAGATTCGAATATTAACAAACAAGATAAGGTGCAGGAGATGGAAACAGCAGATGCGATAATGGGTTCTGCAACTGGAGATGGTGGATCTCAGCAAGCTCCTAGAcctttaaagaagaagaagtcTCTTAAGGTAGCAATGGAAGCAAAAGTTAGAGGGATCGTGAAGTATATTAAAGAGGATGAATCAACATCCAGTAAAGAAGTGCAGCATAATGTAGCTGCATGGCACAATGTTCCAAACCC GGAGGATAGGTTAAGGTTCTGGTCAGATCCTGATACAGAACTGAAGCTTGCTCGAGATACCGGTATTAAGGTCTTTCGACTAGGAATTGATTGGACAAGAGTCATGCCAAAGGAGCCGGTCAACAGCCTTAAAGAATCG ATTAATTATGCAGCACTAGAGCGATACAGATGGATCATCGGTAGAGTTCAATCTTATGGAATGAAGGTTATGCTGACTTTGTTCCACCACTCACTGCCACCATGGGCTGGGGATTATGGAGGATGGAAGTCAGAGAAAACTGTAAACTATTTTATGGACTTTACTAG GGTTGTTGTTGACAATGTTTTTGAGCTGGTTGACTACTGGGTCACATTTAACGAGCCCCATGTTTTCTGCATGCTGACTTACTGTTATGGTACTTGGCCTGGTGGTCATCCTAACATGCTGGAGGCTGCTACTTCTGCTCTACCTACTGGTGTCTTTAATCAGTGTATGCGTTGGATTGCTGTTGCTCACAACCATGCATATGACTACATCCATGAACAAAG TGTATTATTAAGGCCAGTAGTGGGAGTTGCACACCATGTCTCTTTCATGCGTCCATATGGCCTCTTTGACACTGCTGCTGTTTCACTAACTAACTCTATGAGTCTCTTCCCATTTTTGGATAATATATCTGATAAAATGGACTTTATAGGAATAAATTACTATGGCCAG GAAGTGGTCTCTGGATCTGGACTAAAGTTAGTTGAAACCGACGAATATAGTGAATCAGGGCGTGGGGTATATCCAGACGGCTTGTTTCGAGTTCTGTTACATTACCATGAAAGATACAAACATCTTAAAGTTCCTTTTATCATTACTGAAAACGGCATTGCTGACGAGACAGATTTGATAAGGAGACCATACATTTTAGAGCATTTACTTGCCCTTTATGGAGCCATGATGATG GGTGTTCGAGTGCTTGGCTACTTGTTTTGGACCACTTCCGACAACTGGGAATGGGCCGATGGTTATGGTCCCAAGTTTGGGCTTGTTGCAGTCGATCGTTTCAATGATCTTGCACGTGTCCCACGTCCCTCATACCATCTGTTCTCTAAG GTGGTAACTTCTGGTAAAATTACACGCCAAGACCGAGACAAAGCATGGCGTGAACTTCAGAAAGCTGCTCAAGATAAGAAAACAAGACCATTTTACCGTACAGTAAACAAAAATGGGTTAATGTATGCAG GAAGTCTTGACGAACCAATATGGCGACCATATATTGAACGGGATTGGCGTTTTGGACACTATGAAATGGAAGGACTACAAGACCCTTTTAGCCGATTTTCAAGATTCATCACTCGACGGCTACCTTTCAGGAAAAAGAAACCTGAAGATCAAGTGGACTGTGAACTTGTGGGTCAACcaatttag
- the LOC122611100 gene encoding beta-glucosidase-like SFR2, chloroplastic: MAPIHLIITATKVAGVLATITVAANAVSFNRYRKTNLAPFESPIDETSDTLAVFNVNCSDSDDEEEEDFFFGLATAPAHVEDGLNDAWLKFAQDENINKQDPAQQKETADAIMGSATGDGGSQQAARPLKRKKSLNVSMEAKIRGIVKYIEEDESTLSEDVQHNVAAWHNVPNPEERLRFWSDPDTELKLARDTGIKVFRMGIDWTRIMPKEPVNGLKESINYAALERYRWIIGRVQSYGMKVMLTLFHHSLPPWAGDYGGWKSEKTVDYFMDFTRVVVDNVFELVDYWVTFNEPHVFCMLTYCSGTWPGGHPNMLEAATSTLPTGVFNQTMHWIAVAHNKAYDYIHEQSVLLSPVVGVAHHVSFMRPYGLFDIAGVSIANSLSLFPFLDDISDKMDFIGINYYGQEVVCGAGLKLVETDEYSESGRGVYPDGLFRSLLHYHERYKHLKVPFIITENGISDETDLIRRPYILEHLLAIYGAMMMGVRVLGYLFWTTSDNWEWADGYGPKFGLVAVDRLNDLARVPRPSYHLFSKVVTSGKITRQDRDKAWYELQKAAREKKTRPFYRTVNKYGLMYAGGLDEPIWRPYIERDWRFGHYEMEGLQDPFSRFFRFITRLLPFRRKKPEDQEDYELVVQPI; encoded by the exons ATGGCGCCTATACATCTGATTATAACAGCCACGAAAGTCGCCGGAGTTTTGGCGACAATAACCGTCGCTGCCAACGCCGTGTCTTTCAATCGTTACCGGAAAACAAACCTCGCTCCCTTTGAGTCTCCCATCGACGAAACTTCCGATACTCTCGCCGTTTTTAACGTCAATTGCTCCGATTCCGATGAtg aagaggaagaagattTCTTTTTCGGGTTGGCGACAGCACCAGCTCATGTTGAAGACGGGCTCAATGATGCTTGGCTTAAGTTTGCACAAGATGAGAATATTAACAAACAAGATCCAGCGCAGCAGAAGGAAACAGCAGATGCGATTATGGGTTCTGCAACTGGTGATGGTGGATCTCAACAAGCTGCTAGACCTTTAAAGAGGAAGAAGTCCCTTAACGTATCAATGGAAGCAAAAATTAGAGGGATCGTGAAGTATATTGAAGAGGATGAATCCACGTTGAGTGAAGATGTGCAGCATAATGTAGCTGCATGGCACAATGTTCCAAACCC GGAGGAGAGGTTAAGGTTTTGGTCGGATCCTGATACAGAACTGAAGTTGGCTCGAGATACTGGTATTAAGGTCTTTCGAATGGGGATTGATTGGACAAGGATCATGCCTAAGGAGCCGGTCAATGGCCTTAAAGAATCA ATTAATTATGCAGCACTAGAGCGATACAGGTGGATTATCGGTAGAGTTCAATCTTATGGGATGAAGGTTATGCTGACTTTGTTCCACCACTCACTGCCACCATGGGCTGGGGATTATGGAGGATGGAAGTCAGAGAAAACTGTAGACTATTTTATGGACTTTACTAG GGTTGTGGTTGACAATGTATTTGAGCTTGTTGACTACTGGGTCACATTTAACGAGCCTCATGTCTTCTGTATGCTCACTTACTGTTCTGGTACTTGGCCTGGTGGTCATCCTAACATGTTAGAGGCTGCTACTTCTACTCTACCTACTGGTGTCTTTAATCAGACTATGCATTGGATTGCTGTTGCTCACAACAAGGCTTATGACTACATCCATGAACAAAG TGTATTATTAAGCCCAGTAGTGGGAGTTGCACACCATGTCTCTTTCATGCGTCCATATGGCCTCTTTGACATTGCTGGTGTTTCAATAGCCAACTCTTTGAGTCTCTTCCCTTTTTTGGACGATATATCTGATAAAATGGACTTTATAGGAATAAATTACTATGGCCAG GAAGTGGTCTGTGGTGCTGGACTAAAGTTAGTTGAGACCGACGAATATAGTGAATCAGGGCGTGGGGTATATCCAGACGGCTTGTTTCGATCTCTGTTACATTACCATGAAAGATACAAACATCTTAAAGTTCCTTTTATCATCACTGAAAACGGTATTTCTGACGAGACAGATTTGATAAGGAGACCATACATTTTAGAGCATTTACTTGCTATTTATGGAGCCATGATGATG GGTGTTCGAGTGCTTGGGTACCTGTTTTGGACCACTTCCGACAACTGGGAGTGGGCCGATGGTTATGGTCCAAAGTTTGGGCTTGTCGCAGTCGATCGTTTAAATGATCTTGCACGAGTCCCACGTCCCTCATACCATCTGTTCTCCAAG GTGGTAACTTCTGGTAAAATTACTCGCCAAGACCGAGACAAAGCATGGTACGAACTTCAGAAAGCTGCTCGAGAGAAGAAAACAAGACCATTTTACCGTACAGTAAACAAATATGGGTTAATGTATGCAG GAGGTCTCGACGAACCAATATGGCGACCATATATTGAACGGGATTGGCGTTTTGGACACTATGAAATGGAAGGACTACAAGACCCATTTAGCCGATTTTTTAGATTCATCACTCGACTGCTACCCTTTAGAAGAAAGAAACCTGAAGATCAAGAGGACTATGAGCTTGTGGTTCAACCAATCTAG